In one Streptomyces sp. T12 genomic region, the following are encoded:
- a CDS encoding DUF4244 domain-containing protein, with protein sequence MCKAVRARMRALVCRMRAARRDAGMVTSEYAMGIVAAVAFAVVLYKVVTSGQVSAELQAIVKQALDARM encoded by the coding sequence ATGTGCAAGGCGGTACGGGCACGGATGCGTGCCCTGGTGTGCAGGATGCGGGCGGCGCGGAGGGACGCGGGGATGGTCACCTCCGAGTACGCGATGGGGATCGTCGCGGCGGTGGCGTTCGCCGTGGTGCTCTACAAGGTCGTGACGAGCGGGCAGGTCAGCGCGGAGTTGCAGGCCATCGTGAAGCAGGCGCTCGATGCGCGGATGTGA
- a CDS encoding Rv3654c family TadE-like protein — protein MRSDRGSATVWSLGAIAVLCVVFGVVLALGQAVVARHRAAGGADLAALAAADHWAEGGTAACARAERVAGAQGVRLVRCVVVGEISDVTAASGRGPFAAEVRARAGPAGPEGATLPTGPPSGGAAGTDRPTPAP, from the coding sequence CTGCGCTCCGACCGCGGTTCCGCCACCGTCTGGAGCCTCGGCGCCATCGCTGTGCTCTGCGTCGTCTTCGGCGTCGTACTCGCCCTGGGGCAAGCCGTCGTAGCCCGGCACCGTGCGGCCGGCGGCGCGGATCTCGCGGCGCTCGCGGCGGCCGATCACTGGGCGGAGGGCGGTACGGCGGCCTGCGCCCGTGCGGAACGGGTGGCCGGGGCGCAGGGCGTGCGTCTGGTGCGATGCGTGGTGGTGGGCGAGATCTCGGACGTGACGGCGGCGTCGGGCCGGGGGCCGTTCGCCGCGGAGGTCAGGGCGCGGGCGGGGCCTGCTGGCCCGGAGGGGGCGACCCTGCCGACGGGGCCTCCGTCGGGCGGCGCTGCGGGGACGGACCGGCCGACGCCGGCTCCATGA
- the bldG gene encoding anti-sigma factor antagonist BldG: MDLSLSTRTVGDRTVVEVGGEIDVYTAPKLREQLVELVNDGSFHLVVDMEGVDFLDSTGLGVLVGGLKRVRAHEGSLRLVCNQERILKIFRITGLTKVFPIHTSVEEAVAATD; this comes from the coding sequence GTGGACCTGTCCCTGTCGACCCGTACCGTCGGCGATCGTACGGTCGTCGAGGTCGGTGGCGAAATCGACGTATATACCGCGCCCAAGCTGCGCGAGCAGCTGGTCGAGCTGGTGAACGACGGGAGTTTCCACCTCGTCGTCGACATGGAGGGCGTGGACTTCCTCGACTCCACCGGGCTCGGCGTGCTGGTCGGCGGCCTGAAGCGTGTGCGTGCCCATGAGGGCTCACTGCGCCTGGTCTGCAACCAGGAGCGCATTCTGAAGATCTTCCGCATCACCGGCCTCACCAAGGTGTTCCCGATCCACACCTCGGTCGAGGAAGCGGTTGCGGCGACCGACTGA
- a CDS encoding type II secretion system F family protein — translation MSAEVVHRLGAAVGAALVVGWLLRWPVAVRHERRVRRRLAELMTTAVVTPISRRFDVRQGMRQGLPSAAVVGAGWALVGGVVGLAVGLIVAGGLWMWRRRQAAVGAEELPDASEVARQLPLAADLLAACIAAGAGPVIAAQAVGEALGGPVGDGLARGAAEVRLGGEPGEAWQRLASMPRAGALARLLERADVSGLPAAGPVARLAAEARADWGRTATERARRAAVMVTAPVGLCFLPAFIAVGVAPVVIGLAGGVLGGGGG, via the coding sequence GTGAGTGCGGAGGTTGTCCACAGGCTGGGGGCGGCCGTGGGGGCGGCGCTGGTCGTCGGGTGGCTGTTGCGGTGGCCCGTGGCGGTGCGGCACGAGCGGAGGGTGCGGCGACGTCTGGCCGAGTTGATGACGACCGCCGTGGTGACGCCGATAAGCCGACGGTTCGACGTCCGGCAGGGCATGCGGCAGGGGCTGCCCTCGGCGGCGGTCGTGGGCGCCGGTTGGGCGCTGGTCGGCGGCGTCGTCGGCCTGGCGGTGGGGCTGATCGTCGCGGGCGGGCTGTGGATGTGGCGGCGTCGGCAGGCGGCCGTTGGCGCGGAGGAGCTGCCCGATGCCAGTGAGGTGGCTCGCCAGCTGCCGCTCGCCGCCGATCTGTTGGCGGCCTGCATCGCGGCGGGAGCCGGTCCGGTGATCGCGGCGCAGGCTGTGGGCGAGGCCCTGGGCGGCCCCGTTGGGGACGGGCTGGCGCGAGGGGCGGCGGAGGTGCGGCTCGGCGGTGAACCGGGCGAGGCGTGGCAGCGGCTGGCGTCGATGCCGAGGGCCGGCGCGCTGGCGCGGTTGCTCGAAAGGGCAGATGTGTCGGGGCTTCCTGCGGCCGGACCGGTCGCGCGGCTCGCCGCGGAGGCTCGCGCCGACTGGGGGCGCACCGCGACGGAACGGGCCAGGCGGGCGGCTGTCATGGTCACCGCGCCGGTGGGGCTGTGCTTCCTGCCCGCGTTCATCGCGGTGGGCGTGGCGCCTGTGGTGATCGGGCTTGCGGGCGGGGTGCTGGGAGGGGGTGGCGGATGA
- a CDS encoding DEAD/DEAH box helicase, whose translation MAFNHLPAGVHDALVPLSVTPVTHSVPMAKNHRSDRSPTGPVSRVDPGTVLGRLASGPSRASRITHTEHVPPREGRHAVWPDRIRAEVIAAVQTAGIEHPWAHQARAAEHALDGESVVVATGTASGKSLAYLVPVLSTLLDGSEAPNGRGATALYLAPTKALAADQCRSVKELSHPLGNSVRPAVYDGDTPFEEREWIRQYANYVLTNPDMLHRGILPSHPRWSSFLKALKYVVIDECHTYRGVFGSHVAQVLRRLRRLCARYGASPVFLLASATAAEPAVAAGRLTGLPVVEVADDASPRGELVFALWEPPLTELQGEKGAPVRRTATAETADLLTDLAVQGVRSVAFVRSRRGAELISVIAQERLAEVDRSLARRVAAYRGGYLPEERRALEQALHSGELLGLAATTALELGIDVSGLDAVLIAGYPGTRASLWQQAGRAGRSGQGALAVLVARDDPLDTYLVHHPEALFDRPVESTVLDPDNPYVLAPHLCAAAAEVPLTDEDLALFGPETEGLLPQLEAAKLLRRRTKAWHWTRRERAADLTDIRGGGGRPVQIVESGTGRLLGTVDAGAAHTTVHEGAVHLHQGRTYLVRTLDLEDSVALVEEAVPPYSTVARDTTSISVLETDIEVPWGDGRLCYGSVEVTNQVVSFLRRRLITGEVLGETKLDLPPRTLRTRAVWWTVTEDQLDEARINPEILGGALHAAEHASIGLLPLFATCDRWDIGGVSIPLHPDTLLPTVFVYDGHPGGAGFAERAFHTARAWLTATRQAIASCECDAGCPSCIQSPKCGNGNDPLHKRGAVRLLTVLLRGAPEEAGEVAVGGAGEVGAGGQGDLGAAGEGEPVPARSGGHGPAGDGAPANDVGH comes from the coding sequence ATGGCATTCAATCACTTACCGGCAGGCGTGCACGACGCCTTGGTCCCATTGTCCGTCACGCCAGTGACACACTCGGTGCCGATGGCCAAGAATCACCGATCCGATCGATCCCCGACGGGCCCCGTTTCCCGGGTGGACCCGGGCACGGTGCTGGGCCGACTCGCCTCGGGGCCGAGCCGGGCTTCGCGCATCACTCATACGGAGCATGTGCCCCCGCGGGAGGGTCGCCATGCCGTCTGGCCTGACCGGATCCGCGCGGAGGTCATCGCCGCAGTGCAGACGGCAGGAATCGAACACCCCTGGGCCCACCAGGCACGCGCCGCCGAGCACGCGCTCGACGGCGAGTCGGTGGTCGTCGCGACGGGCACGGCGTCCGGCAAGTCGCTGGCCTACCTCGTGCCGGTCCTCTCGACGCTCCTGGACGGCTCCGAGGCCCCGAACGGCCGTGGTGCCACCGCGCTCTACCTGGCCCCCACCAAGGCCCTTGCGGCGGACCAGTGCCGTTCGGTGAAGGAACTTTCACATCCGCTGGGCAATTCCGTACGCCCAGCTGTGTACGACGGCGATACTCCGTTCGAGGAACGCGAGTGGATCCGCCAGTACGCCAACTACGTCCTCACCAACCCCGACATGCTGCATCGCGGCATACTCCCGTCCCACCCCCGCTGGTCCTCCTTCCTGAAGGCGCTGAAGTACGTCGTCATCGACGAGTGCCACACCTACCGCGGTGTCTTCGGCTCCCACGTGGCCCAGGTCCTGCGCCGTCTGCGCCGCCTGTGCGCCCGCTACGGCGCCTCTCCGGTCTTCCTGCTGGCCTCCGCGACCGCCGCCGAGCCCGCGGTGGCCGCAGGCCGCCTCACGGGCCTGCCGGTGGTGGAGGTCGCCGACGACGCCTCCCCGCGCGGGGAACTGGTCTTCGCCCTCTGGGAGCCCCCGCTCACCGAGCTCCAGGGCGAGAAGGGCGCCCCCGTCCGCCGTACGGCAACCGCCGAGACTGCGGACCTCCTGACGGATCTGGCGGTGCAGGGTGTGCGGTCGGTCGCCTTCGTACGCTCCCGGCGCGGCGCCGAGCTGATCTCGGTCATCGCCCAGGAGCGCCTCGCCGAGGTCGACCGCTCCCTCGCCCGGCGTGTCGCGGCCTACCGCGGCGGCTACCTCCCCGAGGAGCGCCGTGCCCTGGAACAGGCCCTCCACTCCGGCGAACTCCTCGGCCTGGCCGCCACCACCGCCCTGGAACTCGGCATCGACGTCTCCGGCCTGGACGCCGTACTCATCGCCGGCTACCCGGGCACGCGCGCGTCCCTGTGGCAGCAGGCGGGCCGGGCCGGCCGCTCCGGGCAGGGCGCGCTGGCCGTCCTGGTCGCCCGGGACGATCCGCTGGACACCTACCTCGTCCACCACCCCGAGGCCCTGTTCGACCGGCCGGTGGAGTCGACGGTCCTCGACCCCGACAACCCGTACGTCCTGGCTCCGCACCTGTGCGCGGCAGCCGCGGAAGTCCCGCTGACCGACGAGGATTTGGCGCTTTTCGGTCCCGAGACCGAGGGACTGTTGCCGCAACTGGAGGCCGCGAAACTGCTGCGCCGCCGCACGAAGGCCTGGCACTGGACGCGCCGGGAACGGGCCGCCGACCTGACCGACATCCGCGGCGGGGGCGGCCGCCCTGTCCAGATCGTCGAGTCCGGCACCGGCCGCCTGCTCGGCACGGTCGACGCGGGCGCCGCACACACCACCGTCCACGAGGGCGCGGTCCATCTCCACCAGGGCCGCACGTATCTCGTCCGCACCCTCGACCTGGAGGACTCGGTCGCCCTTGTCGAGGAGGCCGTACCGCCGTATTCGACGGTCGCCCGCGACACCACGTCCATCTCCGTCCTGGAAACGGACATCGAGGTCCCGTGGGGCGACGGCCGCCTGTGCTACGGCTCCGTCGAGGTCACCAACCAGGTGGTCTCCTTCCTGCGCCGCCGACTGATCACCGGCGAAGTACTGGGCGAGACGAAACTCGACCTCCCTCCTCGTACGCTGCGCACACGCGCGGTGTGGTGGACGGTCACCGAGGACCAGCTGGACGAGGCCCGCATCAACCCCGAGATCCTCGGCGGCGCCCTGCACGCCGCCGAGCACGCCTCGATCGGCCTGCTGCCCCTCTTCGCAACCTGCGACCGCTGGGACATCGGCGGCGTCTCGATCCCGCTCCACCCCGACACACTGCTCCCGACGGTCTTCGTCTACGACGGCCACCCGGGCGGCGCGGGCTTCGCGGAGCGCGCCTTCCACACCGCCCGCGCCTGGCTCACCGCCACCCGCCAGGCCATCGCCTCCTGCGAGTGCGACGCCGGCTGCCCGTCCTGCATCCAGTCCCCCAAGTGCGGCAACGGCAACGATCCGCTGCACAAGCGGGGGGCGGTGCGGTTGCTGACGGTGCTGTTGCGGGGGGCGCCGGAGGAGGCGGGGGAGGTTGCCGTGGGCGGAGCGGGGGAGGTTGGTGCGGGTGGGCAGGGGGATCTTGGTGCGGCTGGAGAGGGGGAGCCTGTCCCTGCGAGGAGTGGGGGGCATGGCCCAGCTGGGGACGGCGCCCCGGCGAACGACGTCGGGCACTGA
- the ssd gene encoding septum site-determining protein Ssd — METVTAAVTHDPPPAASGRPGKPLIVTEDADLLDDLLRLCAAAGATPEVHHGVPEPRGSWEAAPLVLVGDDAARRVRGAGRRRGVVLVGRDQDDSGVWRRAVEIGADHVLMLPDGEQWLVDRIADVAEGVGRPALTVGVIGGRGGAGASTLACALAVTAAREGLRTLLVDADPLGGGLDVLLGGEAAEGLRWPSFAGSRGRLGSGALEESLPKLHSLRVLSWDRGDCLAVPPPAMRAVLAAARRRGGAVVVDLPRRIDDGVAEALAQLDVGILVVPAELRALTAARQVASAVRMVLRDLRVAVRGPYAPGLDDREVARLLELPLVGEVPVESGLLRPHETKAPPGTVGRGPLARFCREFWERALVEARAA, encoded by the coding sequence ATGGAAACCGTGACCGCAGCCGTCACACACGATCCGCCGCCCGCAGCCTCCGGGCGGCCGGGCAAACCGTTGATCGTCACGGAGGACGCCGATCTGCTCGACGACCTGCTGCGCCTGTGCGCGGCGGCCGGCGCCACACCGGAGGTCCACCACGGGGTGCCCGAGCCCCGAGGCAGCTGGGAGGCCGCGCCGCTCGTCCTGGTCGGCGACGACGCCGCGCGCCGCGTGCGCGGGGCCGGACGCAGACGTGGAGTGGTGCTGGTCGGCCGGGACCAGGACGACTCGGGCGTCTGGCGCCGGGCCGTCGAGATCGGCGCCGACCACGTCCTGATGCTGCCCGACGGCGAACAGTGGTTGGTCGACCGCATCGCCGACGTCGCCGAGGGTGTCGGCAGGCCCGCCCTCACCGTCGGGGTCATCGGCGGCCGCGGCGGGGCCGGAGCGTCCACGCTCGCGTGTGCCCTCGCCGTCACCGCCGCGCGTGAAGGGCTGCGCACGCTGCTCGTGGACGCCGATCCGCTGGGCGGCGGACTCGATGTCCTCCTCGGCGGCGAGGCCGCCGAGGGTCTGCGCTGGCCCTCCTTCGCCGGTTCGCGCGGGCGGCTCGGGAGCGGAGCCTTGGAGGAGTCCTTGCCGAAGCTGCACTCCCTACGGGTCCTGAGCTGGGATCGCGGCGACTGCCTCGCCGTCCCGCCGCCGGCGATGCGAGCGGTGCTCGCGGCGGCCCGGCGACGGGGAGGCGCCGTCGTCGTCGACCTGCCCCGCCGTATCGACGACGGCGTCGCGGAGGCCCTCGCCCAGCTCGACGTGGGGATCCTCGTGGTCCCCGCCGAACTGCGCGCCCTCACTGCCGCTCGGCAGGTGGCCTCAGCGGTCCGGATGGTCCTGCGGGATCTGCGGGTGGCTGTACGCGGGCCGTACGCGCCCGGGCTCGACGACCGCGAGGTGGCCCGGTTGCTGGAGCTGCCGCTCGTGGGCGAGGTGCCGGTCGAGTCGGGGCTGCTGCGACCGCACGAGACCAAGGCTCCGCCGGGGACGGTGGGGCGGGGGCCGCTGGCGCGGTTCTGCCGGGAGTTCTGGGAGCGCGCGTTGGTTGAGGCGAGGGCGGCATGA
- a CDS encoding ATP-binding protein, producing MATVELRFSALPEHVRTARLVAAAVARRAGVDEAVLDEVRLAVGEACTRAVGLHQSVGITAPVKVALIEEEKQFSIEVGDEAPHSAPGDRAAGAAGDDGEIEAEEDEMGLAVISGLVDDVEVSAGEHGGLIRMTWPTTPPAVVLP from the coding sequence ATGGCCACCGTTGAACTCCGCTTCAGCGCGCTGCCCGAGCACGTCAGGACCGCCCGGCTGGTGGCGGCAGCGGTGGCGCGCAGGGCCGGAGTGGACGAGGCCGTACTCGACGAGGTCAGACTCGCTGTCGGCGAGGCCTGCACCCGTGCCGTCGGACTGCACCAGAGCGTCGGCATCACGGCGCCGGTGAAGGTCGCGCTGATCGAGGAGGAGAAACAGTTCTCCATCGAGGTCGGCGACGAGGCGCCGCACTCCGCCCCCGGCGATCGGGCAGCCGGTGCCGCGGGCGACGACGGCGAGATCGAGGCCGAAGAGGACGAAATGGGCCTCGCGGTCATCAGCGGTCTCGTCGACGACGTGGAGGTCTCCGCAGGGGAACACGGTGGGCTGATCCGTATGACCTGGCCGACCACGCCGCCGGCCGTGGTGCTTCCCTGA
- a CDS encoding TadA family conjugal transfer-associated ATPase, translated as MAEAVMPTGLLDGVRQWLAESGAEPTPARVAQALREQGRVLGDAEVLGAAEQLRSELVGSGPLEPLLADPSVTDVLVSAPDRVWVDRGGGLQLTSVSFPDAAAVRRLAQRLATVAGRRLDDARPWVDARLPDGTRLHAVLPPVAVGCACLSLRVVRPRAFTLDELVAAGTVPPGGDRVLRALVDARLSFLISGGTGSGKTTLLSALLGLAGPGERIVLAEDSAELRPDHPHVVRLESRPANQEGAGLVTLEDLVRQALRMRPDRLVVGEVRGSEVVHLLAALNTGHEGGCGTVHANAAADVPARLEALGTAAGLDRAALHSQLAAALSVVLHLARDRTGRRRISEVHVLERDPSGLVRTVPALRWGAEAFAYERGWERLRGLLRGAGDEGACRDREGARGPVT; from the coding sequence ATGGCCGAGGCGGTTATGCCGACGGGGCTGCTCGACGGGGTGCGGCAGTGGCTGGCCGAGAGCGGGGCCGAGCCCACGCCCGCGCGCGTTGCGCAAGCCCTGCGGGAGCAGGGCAGGGTGCTGGGGGATGCCGAAGTCCTCGGAGCGGCCGAGCAGTTGCGGTCCGAGCTGGTCGGGAGCGGCCCGCTGGAGCCACTGCTCGCCGATCCTTCGGTGACGGATGTGTTGGTGTCGGCGCCGGACCGGGTCTGGGTGGACCGGGGCGGCGGCCTGCAGCTGACCTCCGTGTCCTTCCCGGACGCGGCGGCCGTACGACGCCTTGCCCAGCGCCTCGCCACGGTCGCCGGGCGGCGCCTGGACGACGCGCGGCCCTGGGTGGACGCCCGGCTGCCCGACGGGACCCGGCTGCACGCCGTGCTGCCCCCGGTCGCCGTCGGCTGTGCCTGCCTGTCGCTGCGAGTTGTACGGCCGCGGGCGTTCACGCTCGACGAGCTGGTCGCGGCGGGCACGGTGCCGCCGGGCGGGGACCGGGTGTTGCGGGCACTGGTCGACGCGCGGCTGTCCTTCCTCATCAGCGGCGGGACCGGAAGCGGCAAGACCACGTTGTTGAGCGCGTTGCTCGGGCTGGCCGGGCCGGGCGAGCGGATCGTGCTCGCTGAGGACTCGGCGGAGCTCAGGCCGGACCATCCGCATGTCGTACGGCTGGAGAGCAGACCCGCCAACCAGGAGGGGGCCGGGCTCGTCACTCTCGAGGACCTGGTGCGGCAGGCGCTGCGGATGCGGCCGGACCGGCTGGTCGTGGGCGAGGTGCGCGGATCCGAAGTGGTCCATCTGCTGGCCGCCTTGAACACCGGTCACGAAGGAGGCTGCGGGACCGTCCACGCGAATGCGGCGGCCGACGTGCCGGCCCGGCTGGAGGCGCTCGGCACGGCGGCCGGGCTCGACCGGGCCGCGCTGCACAGCCAGTTGGCGGCCGCGTTGTCGGTCGTACTCCATCTCGCGCGCGACCGGACCGGACGGCGGCGGATCTCGGAGGTGCATGTGCTGGAGCGGGACCCGTCGGGCCTGGTGCGGACGGTGCCGGCGCTGCGCTGGGGCGCGGAGGCGTTCGCGTATGAGCGGGGGTGGGAGCGGCTGCGGGGGCTGCTACGGGGTGCGGGCGATGAGGGGGCGTGCCGGGATCGCGAGGGGGCGAGGGGTCCGGTGACGTGA
- a CDS encoding type II secretion system F family protein — protein sequence MGEMSLSSGAAVACLGAAVWLVGGRNSGTRRAQLLLAGGGVVGAGPPDWRQMAGELRRLRGRLRAEWWAPAVGLVLAVLGASLLPVVAGAAGVPLLRRVRLAREARRTRERCGDAVIALCGALAGEVRAGRQPGEALLRVARDSGGLGEAQAAVLAAARFGGDVPGALTSAARQPGAEGLSGLAACWRVAVDQGAGLAAGLDRLEGALRAERDQRADLRAQLAGARSTVVMLAGLPVLGLLLGAAMGADPLHVLLHTGAGLGCVLVGGVLEALGMWWALRIVRGAEAA from the coding sequence ATGGGTGAGATGTCGTTGTCGTCGGGCGCGGCAGTTGCGTGTCTCGGGGCGGCGGTCTGGTTGGTGGGCGGGCGCAACTCCGGGACTCGACGGGCGCAGTTGCTGCTTGCGGGTGGTGGGGTGGTGGGAGCCGGGCCGCCCGACTGGCGGCAGATGGCCGGGGAGCTGCGTCGGCTCCGGGGGCGGTTGCGGGCCGAGTGGTGGGCGCCGGCCGTCGGGCTGGTGCTGGCTGTGCTGGGGGCGTCGTTACTGCCGGTCGTCGCGGGGGCGGCCGGGGTGCCGTTGCTGCGGAGGGTGCGGCTGGCCCGGGAGGCGCGCCGGACGCGGGAGCGTTGCGGGGACGCGGTGATCGCGCTGTGCGGGGCGCTGGCCGGGGAAGTGCGGGCCGGGCGGCAGCCGGGTGAGGCGTTGCTGCGGGTGGCGCGGGACTCCGGTGGGCTCGGGGAAGCGCAGGCCGCGGTGCTGGCGGCGGCGCGGTTCGGCGGGGATGTGCCGGGCGCGCTCACCTCCGCGGCACGGCAGCCGGGTGCCGAGGGGCTGTCGGGCCTGGCGGCTTGCTGGCGGGTGGCCGTGGACCAGGGCGCGGGGCTCGCGGCCGGACTCGACCGGCTGGAAGGGGCGTTGCGCGCCGAGCGGGACCAACGCGCCGATCTACGCGCCCAGTTGGCGGGAGCTCGGTCGACGGTGGTGATGCTCGCCGGGTTGCCGGTCCTGGGCCTGCTGCTCGGTGCCGCGATGGGGGCCGACCCGCTGCATGTGCTGCTGCATACCGGGGCGGGGCTCGGGTGCGTGCTGGTCGGCGGGGTGCTGGAGGCGCTGGGGATGTGGTGGGCGCTGCGGATCGTGCGGGGAGCGGAAGCGGCGTGA
- a CDS encoding TadE family type IV pilus minor pilin has protein sequence MRGCERDIELGWSDRGAGRGPRRGSDQGFVTAESAVVLPVLVMFAMALVWGLLVVAAQIQCVDAARTGARAAARQDPADAVIEVTREAAPRGATVTVGREGDEVRVVVVAKPPVLRGLPFEVREEAVASAEEMVGAMVGAGT, from the coding sequence ATGCGCGGATGTGAGCGGGACATTGAGCTGGGGTGGTCGGACCGGGGTGCCGGTCGGGGGCCCCGTCGGGGATCGGACCAAGGGTTCGTAACGGCGGAATCGGCTGTCGTGTTGCCCGTGCTGGTGATGTTCGCGATGGCGCTGGTGTGGGGGCTGCTCGTGGTGGCCGCGCAGATCCAGTGCGTGGACGCGGCCCGGACGGGCGCCCGCGCCGCAGCCCGGCAGGATCCGGCCGACGCGGTCATCGAGGTGACCCGTGAGGCGGCACCGCGCGGCGCGACGGTCACGGTCGGCCGGGAGGGAGACGAAGTCCGCGTGGTCGTCGTGGCCAAGCCGCCGGTGCTGCGCGGGCTTCCTTTCGAGGTACGGGAAGAAGCCGTGGCGTCGGCGGAGGAGATGGTGGGCGCGATGGTGGGGGCGGGGACATGA